In the Triticum urartu cultivar G1812 unplaced genomic scaffold, Tu2.1 TuUngrouped_contig_5360, whole genome shotgun sequence genome, one interval contains:
- the LOC125529127 gene encoding probable rRNA-processing protein EBP2 homolog, with the protein MVELENEEDPLVHDQAMLDDDDTDDDYVESEDDDSEEELQAEPSKKAVYNKEGLLEKLEDIAWPENVDWMHKLTVDHDQGEKVDVNDDLTRELAFYTQALDGTRQAFEKLQSRKVRFLRPADYYAEMVKTDTHMHKIKGKLLFEKKKIEEAEERKKARESKKRSKEVQAEKLKERAKEKKESIESVKKWRKQRQQGGFSKGKEDGPNLNFEVEEGLKQHKKQRPGVSPGDRSGGLAKRGKQGKNHRSKDSKFGHGGRKGMKKQNTAETTNDFRGFNNQKGESGNKKRKMF; encoded by the coding sequence ATGGTGGAGCTTGAAAATGAAGAGGACCCCTTGGTCCACGACCAAGCCATGCTGGATGACGACGATACTGACGATGACTATGTGGAATCAGAGGATGATGATTCAGAGGAGGAATTGCAGGCTGAACCTTCAAAGAAGGCCGTGTACAACAAAGAGGGGCTCCTTGAGAAGCTCGAGGACATCGCCTGGCCAGAGAATGTGGACTGGATGCACAAGCTCACTGTCGACCATGACCAGGGGGAGAAGGTCGATGTGAACGATGATCTTACCCGTGAGCTCGCTTTCTACACCCAGGCTTTGGATGGCACGAGGCAGGCCTTCGAAAAGTTGCAGTCCAGGAAGGTCCGGTTCCTCAGGCCGGCAGATTACTACGCGGAGATGGTCAAGACTGATACTCACATGCACAAGATCAAGGGGAAGCTCCTGTTTGagaagaagaagattgaggaggCTGAGGAGAGGAAGAAGGCGCGGGAGTCGAAGAAGAGATCAAAGGAGGTGCAGGCAGAGAAGCTCAAGGAGAGGgccaaggagaagaaggagagcATTGAGTCGGTCAAGAAGTGGAGGAAGCAGAGGCAACAGGGGGGATtttccaaggggaaggaggacGGGCCAAACCTCAACTTTGAAGTTGAAGAAGGACTCAAGCAACACAAGAAGCAGAGGCCTGGCGTTTCTCCTGGTGACAGGTCTGGTGGTCTTGCTAAGCGAGGCAAACAAGGAAAGAACCATAGGTCAAAGGATTCCAAGTTTGGGCATGGCGGCCGCAAAGGGATGAAGAAGCAAAACACTGCTGAGACGACGAATGACTTCAGAGGGTTTAACAACCAGAAGGGCGAGTCAGGaaacaagaagaggaagatgtTTTGA